Genomic DNA from Ictidomys tridecemlineatus isolate mIctTri1 chromosome 6, mIctTri1.hap1, whole genome shotgun sequence:
GCCTTTCAAGGGGTCATACAATGCACAGAGAAGGTAAAGTGGAGTTATTCTGTGTGATACTCAATCTTTATCTTATGTAGAGAACTTTGAAATGTTTTGCCATAAAGTATGTTGAAGCAGTAATCTGTGAAAATTTAAATAGAGAACCTTCTGGATTGCAGGAGTAGGTTTTGGAGTTCAGGTCAGAGAAATGTTTCAGTTTATGTGGAAACATAAAGGATATAAAAgagaaactcatttttttttaacttatactTGAGGCTGACAGAAAACTTACATGATATTCAGCCTAAACTCTCTCTGTGTGAGAGGCTTTTGTGTAACAGAGGAAAGGgtgagcaaaaaacaaaaacaaacaaaaaacaaaaaaacaaacaaacaaaaacctgaagtgtattataaatgcattaaattttgaattttaagaaaatcaagaaaaatttgGATTTTGTTTCTGATTACTATCATCAGACACATCAGAAAGtatgttccatatttttaaataaatttattttttctctagtaTGAAAgcttattttattagaataaataacaaGAATGCTGAATTACCACTTTAACATAAATGTTAttgttcattttacattttaatatgtttcaACCTTTATTCAAACCACAGTaataatttcttcctttgagtTGCTAGTTTTGCTGATATATTCATGACAACTATATGAAAATTCTCAAGGGAAAAGAATACtgattttcagaaaaacaaaatcaaatgaagacaaaaatgcaCAACGTCAACTTTAATACTTATCACCTGCTGAGTTGTCCCAtgtatgttacagagagaaagaattacaacaaatatatgaaaacttcCATCATAGACATGATGCTGACTGCTAGGGAGACAGAGAACAGGACAGATAGAAATCCTATAGGTTATTTTGTGGAGAATGTAATTTCTATAAagtaaagaaattataattttctttatttattctaattgttTAGCCTTGCAGAGAGGAGGCAATGCCATATTTTGGAATCAGAAAACTCCTTAAAATTTCTGTTGTCTCCTCAGGAAAGTTGAAGAGCAAAAGGACAAagccattataataaaaatttaaaactcagttactaatttaaattaagtaTTAGTAGATTGTAAATCTATGCATATTATTGAGCTCTAGCTCAATGTTCACCAATTTCTATGGCCTCTATTTTTcttcacaaaaatttaaaacttttgtttacaACCACGGTAACTCTAGTTCTATATTTCTGTGATTGAAACTCCTTTAATCCCATGgttatatttaaaagtatataatatatattgagaataaaaataattataaaagctaTTTATTTTAGTGACTGTGATTAGGTCACCAATTCCTGCCAATCAATTTTCTAAGTTTATAAAAGGCATCAAAATTAAccccaaaattaaataattcagtCCTAAAAGTACATAATCTTGGAAACTGGAAGACTGTGCCTCAATTGTCAAATACAAATGTACTTGATAAATGTTATTGTAGAAATCAGTAATTCCAAGGCATACTACACatacagaaaatttgaaaatactttgAGGTTTGATGTAAATTTATTGATGAAGGCACTTAAAATATGTCAGTGATCCACATTTGATTTCAACTGAAGATATGTGTATATTGTCTGTATAATAGGAATAAGTGAATATCACAAAATTCTTATAAGAAAAATGTCAATGAagatattaatataaatttaaattttcaatactTTAATATCATACTTTTCaatatatttgctttgtttttcaccAATAGACTTtgttggaagaaaaagaaatgaaaatgagaaaccACACAAGGATTAAAGAGTTTGTACTCTTGGGCATATCAGACAACCCAGAGCTTCaggttataatttttatttttttattcataactTATTTATTAAGCATCACTGGAAACCTAACCATCATCATTCTCACCTTGCTGGACTCACATCTAAAGACCCCTATGTATTTCTTCCTCCGGAATTTCTCCTTCTTGGAAATTGCATTCACCAGTGTTTCCATCCCCAGATTTTTGGGGTCAATAATTACTAAAGTCAAGACCATTTCCTATAACAACTGTTTAGctcaattgtatttcttcatcTCCATGGGTGTGTCTGAATTTTTCCTTCTAACTGCTATGTCCTAtgatcgctatgtggccatctgcaagccactGCATTACACCAACATCATGAATAAGAAAGTCTGCTCCCTTCTTGTCTTTGGTTCATGGCTGGCAGGATTTCTGACCATCTTCCCACCACTTATGCTTATCCTCAGGTTAGATTTCTGTGCTTCCAATGTTATCAATCACTTCTCTTGTGACTACTTCCCCATCCTGGAACTCTCGTGCACAGATACATGGCTTTTAGAGCAAATTGGCTTTTACTTTGCCTTTGTTACTCTTCTCTTCACATTGGCATTGGTGATTCTGTCCTACATAATCATCATTAGCACCATTCTGAGAATCCCATCTGCCAGTCAGAGGAAAAAGGCTTTCTCCACTTGCTCCTCTCACTTGATTGTCATCTCCATCTCTTATGGAAGCTGCATATTCATGTATGTCAAGCCTTCAGCAAAAGAAAGAGCATCACTGACCAAAGGAGTAGCTCTCCTCAACACTACTATTGCTCCCATGTTGAACCCTTTTATTTACACTTTGAGGAACAAGCAAGTAAAACAAAGCTTTAAACACTTGGTTCATAAGGTAGTATTTTACAGAAGCAAATGAATGTATGCATTGACCTGAATGAGTGCCATGGTGAAGATTCAACCAGGGAAATGAAACTTTACTTCTCCTCTATCCTTCTGTATCTAAAGCCCAGCTACCTGCACTGCTGAGCTCCTTGGCTTCAGCTTGCTTTTTATCCTGCAACTAACCATGTTGTGTTGTTCTTTGAAGCTATCTGTAAATTCCATGTAATCAGTGATTTACAATCCTGACTAGAAAACCAGTGTCTATAGAACTGAAATCACTTTGTTAGTtattagttattctttttttttaaagagagagtgagagagagagagagagggaaagagagagagggaaagagagagaattttttaatatttattttttagttctcggtagacaccacatctttgtttgtatgtggtgctgaggatcaaacccgggccgcacacatgccaggtgagcgagctaccacttgagccacatccccagcccgattagTTATtcttaataatgaaaatattttgtacccAATTGATGTTTTAATAATCTTAAAATTTCTCTACTTTGTCACTACCATACATTTTCCTTTCTAAAAATGCATgcactttgaaataaaataatgtcagcCACACACTATTTTGCATGCTGTTTGCGGTAACTGTCCAATTCTTCCTAGTCTCCAATGGacttgtgtatatttttttccaagtagAAGTAATTGAAAATGCtctattttcttgttttggttAAATTATGTATTCTATGTGGCTTTATATgttctctttatttattcatatatttattctttgacaaatatatatatgtgtgtgtgtatatatataaagatgcATTTCTAGGTAACTgccattgctattttgcaactTGCAAGTctgttaaaaatttcttttaaaaattgcatttatacTGAGAGCATTATATCAAATCTTCTTTTGGACTAGGTATATTCTGTATCATATCTTATTTAATCATCACAGCTATATGGCAAAATAGGCATGGTtatgaatttgttttataaatgggtAAGTTGATGGTTATAAAAGTTGAGTAACTTCAATAAGTTCATTTTGCAAAAACAGCCAATATAAGAAtctcaaataaaacaaacaaacagaaacgatagtctttgttctatttttatatataatttttgtttttactaaggATCTGAATAAATTTTTGGCTTTTTTCGATCACCACATTTGGGCATGGTTATATAATTAGAGTTTGATCAAAGGAGACActaacttcaaatattttacttaatatataattataacactaatcaatcaaaacaaaaaaattcttcaacTGCAGTTCCGTTGAGCAAAAGAATGAGCATGAAAAAAGCTTCACAGTGTGAACAGTATTATGGTAGTAAAATTACTAAATGATGGCagactaataataaaaataatgaaggtCTTCAATATAATGCAGTAGATTCCAAGTCTGAAACTTTTCATGGAACATTGTGTAGAAGTCTGCATTAGGAATTGTGATTCTGTATTTGGTTGGTATCTTCATCCCAGAAAATGACATCAAAGGACAAAATTTTTACACTTAGTATTgttatttctttgttattttatcgCTGTCTTATTGGACATTGTCCCCCAAGCTTCCTTTTAGAACTtcaataataatgttttatatttatattcctttGCATTTTGTCTATATTTCTCTTCTGTCAATTTTCATTCACTGAATTGGTCCCTTGAGCCAGTGCCAGATAAAATGGGTAAAAATATTAAGTGCCAAATCATTTTAAAGCATTTCTGATATTGTTTCTATGTTATATTTTTGCTTCTTCCTCATAATTTATAGTCAGAAAAGTAAATCTGCTCTgggtaaaatggaaaaatgaaggcaaaaattTTTTGACAATATAAAAATGACTTCTACTTTAAGTTATACAAAACCTACAGCAATTTAAAAGTAGCATACTAGTTCAATGGAAGAAAGAGGGAGTATGTTTCTCTGTATTACAATGAAGGCAttgtctaatttttattattccagTCATCCTGGGTGTTAGTAAAAGTGGATGAAAATTAGAGTTAAGTTGGACGTATGGAGGTCAGAGGAAGACATTCAAATCTCAGCATTGTTTCGATACTTAACAGCACAACTTTTAATCAATGTTAAATAGAATATACTGggtatattttgaaacagaacaTAATTAAAAGTCATATAAAATGGttagtatgttttatgttatCTATTCATTTTGTATATTCTAAAATCAGGAAGTTACTATCTATAtccctatattttaaattttataccaaTTTGTAGAATTGTTTTTAAGGGAATGGAATTTAGTTGTAGGTACTCTGAGATTGTATTCCATATTTGCTAGCTGTGTGAAGTGATGAAAGTTACAGGATCTCTGAGTctcaatattttagaaataggaaGAACAATTTCACACTTGTGTTACAAAGATGAGATAAAATGTAAAAGGTTTCAGTCACAGGAATAAACTATGTTTAGTAAACCATAACTACTCTTCATACTATTCCCATAGTTAAGAATTAattctaaacaaaagaaaaataattaacacaACTATTCTCAAAATCTAAAAGTCACATGATTTATGGAGTACACTTGTTGACATAATCTTATTCAATATTCAAAAACACTCTTGAAATTCCATCTGTATTTTAGGCAGAGAGACTGAAGCTTATTGAAATTAAGTAATGCATCCAAAGTCACAAATCCATTACATtgcacatttgtatttttttaatttacatcaaATAGCTAAGCCCATACcttatggaataaataaaaaattaatcatgatTTGATATgacaattttattattaattcatttcttATTCCTTTCTTGTTTAAATTATAGATAACCAGTTAATGGAATGAAAGTGTAAACCCTTAAAGACAGGAGAATTAGTATTTATGAAATTATCATCAAATGTGATTCAATGATCTCTAGGttcctttgatttatttctatacACATTGGTATGGATGAGAATTTAACTTTCCCATCATTATTGAAATTAATACATGCAGATTACTCTTATTCCTATTACTCTTTTAGGGAAAAGTCTTCTAAGATACTTGTGTGAAACTGTAAATATAAATGATCATAAAACAAATCTTCTAACCACTCAGTCAACTCTCCTGAAGAATCTTCTTTATTTATGCTGACAGACATTCTCAAAGGAACCAACCCCCATGGCATGGCCCAGAGCCAGGAATGCCTGAGTATCAGAAGGGCATTTTATGTGGTTACAAAGCTGAGCTAGAGATTGCCCAAATGTTGAAATCAATGATTAGCCTGTTCTTTAATGTACTAACCTAGACTCTGAACAGATCTTGAAATTTGTAAAGTGAAAAGAAGatgctttttgaaatttttctaatgatttctACTTGGGTTTAATTGAAGAAGAAAGAATTGAGCATACAGAATGTTAAAACTAGATTCTCAAAGTTATTTCATTACTAAGGAAGATTTCCACCCAGTACAACATAAAACATATTATGgtttggggagagagagaaagagagagagagagagagagagagagagagagagagagagagagagagagagagagagagagagagaattagaaATCAAATGGAACCAAATTCTTTTATCAATATCTAAGGAATATCCATTGATCCTTCAAACTTAATATATCATTTAATACAGTGTTTCTTTTTCACCTTGGACCTCAAATATATTGCCAATATCTTATCTGATTTGTTTAGGTGGTTGTTATTAATATTCATTTGGTGGTAggtatttggaaaatacaaattatatttaacaagtaataaatatttctaatatttttcattttgaatggcATAAGGAATCTCACCCagattatttgaaaagaaaataagaagtaattttgataaattgGGCAAAAGGAAATGAGATCTTAATATCTAAGATAAGTTCTTCCAGGAGAAAATATGTATCTGCAATAAATAACACACTGAAATGATGAGTTAAAGCTTTGCAGATACCCACACAAACACATCCTGAGAATAGTTTAAAGCTCTAGGAATCATGTATActttattcaatatttaattattcttttaaaagaacatatataCTCAATTTTAACAAGGTCATTTAATGTTACCAAATTAAAATAATCCATTGAACTTTCTGTCTTTGATCTTTGGAAACTTTCTATAGAAATGATCATTGTTTGCATGATGCACTTATGAAGCCTGTCTATTTTTTGATATATTCCCTCACAactcctcctttatttttttagaaacttaATCAGTAACAAAAAACATAGCAATGATATTATTACTgttcagaaaaaaagttaaaattaacaaAGATTAGGAAGGAAATTAGATAGCCAATAAAGTTGCaaacaagtttaaaataaatacagtgcACTCGTACATTTTCCactatgaaataataataaaatatactttaaccAATATGAGTTTCCAATATGAGTAAGTGATTACAAGAACTTTAAGTTTGAGACTGACACCAAATTTGGTCTGTGTGATGGGACATTAGTTTGTTACTTCAAGgtattaattaaaaaatcttgACTTTAATAATAACAAACCCTGGTAAGGTAAGAGTGATATTACTGAAGAAGAGTACAGTGAACTGAAAAGATGGAgtataaagaaatgttaaaaagtaatttagaaataatgtttaataaagGGTCTTAAAATTTATGTATCAATAAAATGTAGTTTCCTTTACATGTCTTTGGTTTTACATTTATTCAGTATAGGGAATTTGGGTCAAGTGTTTAAGCATATTTTGTAAGGTAAGTAATGTGGGAAAATGCATcttatgagagaaaaataagacataaatacTTTCCAGGTTAGAATAGAGGATAAGATTGGGAACTGTGCCTGATGACAGCATTCATTTGTTTCAACACAAACTTAACATTAATTAACTAGAAGAATCTTCCTTTTAAACCACTATAACTATACTAGTTAGTAGAAAATGTTGAAACATCTTTGAAGATAAAATCTTGTCCTTTCAAGAATGTGCAGGGTAATGACAGAGTTCACAGGAGACTTCAGCACTGTCTAAGTGTGGTAGGTTGGGAGGAATGACTAAGGGGTTCTTGTGACATTATAAAATGGATACTCCTCCTGTGATGGAAAGAGGTGAATTGGGGGAGTCATTACAATGAGCCACTCACAATGCCAGTTATAGTTTACTTCAAACTTCACAATCACTTCCAGAAAGTTTATTACTAATgaatatgagaaaaacaaactAGCCATGGATAATGTTGATATGCTGTGAATACTTAATTGGCTCAGGTGCAATAATCAAATCCTGGTCAAGGGTGGGAGTAGAaagagggagtgtgtgtgtgtgtgtgtgtgtgtgtgtgtgtgtgtgtagtgttaGCATGGAGGAGGTACATAAAACAGGTTAGAGAGGTCAGCATAAAGTAGTGAGGGTAGAAGAACAAAGCTAAGAATTACATGCCTAAATGTGATAGGTCATACACAATCAGGTAATTCCTACTCTATTATTGTTGCTGTACTTGTGTAGTTCTCTTGGGattacttttttataaaatagcTTTTGGCTCAGGACATCATCCTGATCCAAGCAGTGTTCAGTTCAGTGATTAGAGAACATTTTCTCCATAGGAAAATGTCTGTATAACTTCCGTTAAATGTTAATCATTTTTCCAAATGTGTCacatatattaacttatttaaatctcatgattatcaaatgagattGATTTGTATTGTAGATAAGGAAATTGAGCACGAAGGAATAAGTGATTGTAAGACCTAAAAAGTGGATTGGATTGAAAACAAGACATTCCCCCTCATTTGTATGGAAATATAGCAATATTACTTAAACTTTACctctaaaaaataattagaacttattatttttaaaaatgtaaataaaactatTAACTTAAGCTTTCCTGGGTTATGTTTATCTATATCTTTATCTTAGGGCATCAGCAAATAGTAATAATGATTAATGATGAGGtttattatttcaattagaaAGCAAAATAATATGACTATGAATAAAGATCATAAAAATGATACAAGTAGACTGAAATATGAAATTTTGCAAAACATTTACATGCAATAAACCTCAGAGTCAAACCTTCCAATGtatgttgttttctatttgtttctctCCTCTATCCCTGACACCTGAGATTGCGCATGGCAATGACATCAGGATTTTCAACTTCTGATAAGATAATAACACAAGTTGGAAAAGCCAATGAGTGGTAGTCAATGTTGGTAGATGGCTAAGGACAAAatagtcaaattttaaaaattatatgtattttccatttttcacaaTTCTCAGTGTAATTAAACTattatggaaatggaaatgtcTTTAGAGATTGGAGCAGTATCTTAAAGTTGATCTTATTTGGGAAGATATTTTACAGGCACATATCTGAAAGGTAAGAAGTAACATTTGACATTAGGTCTGGTTAAAGAACTTGGCTCTACCATTTCAATTTGGGTAATACtaagttattttcttattattttaaaatttattttatattcatatattagttgtacaatttaatgaaattcactgtgatgtttCCATAGATGTATATAGTATGCTTTGATCATATTTAACCACTCTTCTTCTAACCTCCCTCAAACCCACTCCTGCACCATTCCTAATCACTGTTctttgtcgcgaccccccttgcccgcaaggaagacgcgactcaggaatcttctttcagcagtttattcaggcccttgatatttttctaataattcttctactactctctcggatgcccctcccagccttaataaagcaccgcgaaccccaatgcaaagctgccacgtgtacccttctcacagggtgctagaaaatgacacgccaactttctctgataaggagctgggaacacgccaactctctttgatatggagttgtccttcacagaccacaacggagccagcgccatcatgtaatggcgaccacagtccgcaggaacggctcaccatagctccccctttttgtttcactaagacaatacaggcgagagtagaggtcctatcccactgtgcaaaagtggctgcatagtatgggccagccccagggggcgccttccccagacctgacaccatatcagcagacgccttttttcgtggggcggggcggagacacgtcaaacccgcatgcaataggacatgctccccttgaggtccctcttctcaatggatcactcaagtgcagtgccttgcctcgcatcctgtatcgtgacgatggtgagtaagagggaatagctgaggttgaactgtggccatgcagaagtacaactacaaacaagttggcagcaccctgaaagaaaggcacggactttaaagtgatagataaagaccagtgtggaaacccttctgcgtgcaatggcaacaagacccgcagagtgcaagggctttccagcactaagagaaagacaaaagaaggacatgtcgtacccagtgcaatgttataataacttggggtgcaatgaccatgtcaaaggcactagtgtagaaacccatctgcgtgc
This window encodes:
- the LOC144378368 gene encoding olfactory receptor 6C3-like translates to MRNHTRIKEFVLLGISDNPELQVIIFIFLFITYLLSITGNLTIIILTLLDSHLKTPMYFFLRNFSFLEIAFTSVSIPRFLGSIITKVKTISYNNCLAQLYFFISMGVSEFFLLTAMSYDRYVAICKPLHYTNIMNKKVCSLLVFGSWLAGFLTIFPPLMLILRLDFCASNVINHFSCDYFPILELSCTDTWLLEQIGFYFAFVTLLFTLALVILSYIIIISTILRIPSASQRKKAFSTCSSHLIVISISYGSCIFMYVKPSAKERASLTKGVALLNTTIAPMLNPFIYTLRNKQVKQSFKHLVHKVVFYRSK